The proteins below are encoded in one region of Penaeus chinensis breed Huanghai No. 1 chromosome 25, ASM1920278v2, whole genome shotgun sequence:
- the LOC125038469 gene encoding uncharacterized protein LOC125038469, whose translation MAVSLTTLLVLYTLYGNASEALPATAYVKMIDVWFFFCIFLLFFVIVVHVIAEHLVNMAGVTLDYPLSVRRNKMSARPSSPVADRIIIMARTYLIPMVIILFNCIYWGIIFGTE comes from the exons ATGGCTGTAAGCCTGACGACGCTGCTGGTGCTGTACACGCTCTACGGAAATGCCTCGGAGGCTCTTCCGGCCACCGCCTACGTGAAGATGATCGACGTGTGGTTCTTCTTCTgtatcttcctgctcttcttcgtcatcgtcgtcCACGTCATCGCGGAGCATCTGGTCAACATGGCTGGG GTGACCCTCGACTATCCCTTATCGGTAAGGAGGAACAAGATGAGCGCGCGCCCATCCTCTCCTGTGGCTGACCGAATTATCATAATGGCGAGGACTTACCTGATTCCTATGGTCATCATCCTCTTCAATTGCATCTACTGGGGCATCATATTTGGCACCGAATAA